From one Nocardioides scoriae genomic stretch:
- a CDS encoding WhiB family transcriptional regulator — protein sequence MRELYVLDGDGVGEDAGWQERGLCAQTDPEAFFPEKGGSTREAKKVCLTCEVRQECLEYALGNDERFGIWGGLSERERRKLKKRAV from the coding sequence GTGCGCGAACTGTATGTGCTGGACGGCGACGGAGTCGGTGAGGACGCCGGGTGGCAGGAGCGGGGTCTGTGCGCTCAGACCGACCCCGAGGCCTTCTTCCCGGAGAAGGGCGGGTCCACGCGTGAGGCCAAGAAGGTCTGCCTCACCTGCGAGGTCCGCCAGGAGTGCCTGGAGTACGCCCTGGGCAACGACGAGCGTTTCGGCATCTGGGGCGGCCTGTCGGAGCGCGAGCGGCGCAAGCTGAAGAAGCGCGCGGTCTGA
- a CDS encoding phosphomannomutase/phosphoglucomutase has protein sequence MSSQPPVPSPPSSQQPGGAARPTRTVAELDRVFKAYDVRGLVPEEVDEDLARAVGNAFVTVLGTDAVVVGHDMRPSSPGMARAFAEGAALAGADVTLIGLASTDQLYFASGHLDRPGAMFTASHNPAQYNGIKLCKAEAAPVGRETGLVEIRDLVAAGDLQQAATPGTVDEQDLLTAYADHVLALAPVRGRRLKVVVDAGNGMAGLTAPAVLDRLDVEVLPLYFELDGSFPNHEANPIEPDNLRDLQAAVRESGADIGLAFDGDADRCFLVDERGELVSPSTLTALIASRELAKEPGATIIHNLITSRGVPEIVEELGGVPVRTRVGHSYIKAEMARTGAIFGGEHSGHFYFRDFWRADSGMLAGLHALAALAEADGPLSQVLAPWARHVASGEINSTVADQAAVVAEIEQTWGALPGTSVDHLDGLSVVHDDWWFNVRASNTEPLLRLNAEGRDQATMERLRDDVLAVIRR, from the coding sequence ATGTCGAGCCAGCCGCCCGTCCCGTCCCCGCCGTCCTCGCAGCAGCCGGGGGGCGCCGCGCGCCCGACCCGGACGGTCGCCGAGCTCGACCGGGTCTTCAAGGCCTACGACGTGCGTGGCCTCGTGCCCGAGGAGGTCGACGAGGACCTCGCCCGCGCGGTCGGCAACGCCTTCGTCACCGTGCTCGGCACCGACGCGGTCGTGGTGGGTCACGACATGCGGCCCTCCTCGCCCGGGATGGCACGCGCCTTCGCCGAGGGGGCGGCCCTCGCCGGGGCCGACGTCACGCTCATCGGCCTGGCCAGCACCGACCAGCTCTACTTCGCCTCGGGCCACCTCGACCGGCCGGGCGCGATGTTCACCGCCAGCCACAACCCGGCGCAGTACAACGGCATCAAGCTCTGCAAGGCCGAGGCCGCGCCCGTCGGCCGCGAGACCGGCCTGGTGGAGATCCGCGACCTCGTCGCCGCGGGCGACCTGCAGCAGGCGGCGACGCCCGGCACGGTCGACGAGCAGGACCTGCTGACGGCGTACGCCGACCACGTGCTGGCGCTCGCGCCGGTGCGCGGACGTCGCCTGAAGGTGGTCGTGGACGCCGGCAACGGCATGGCCGGGCTCACGGCCCCCGCCGTGCTGGACCGCCTCGACGTCGAGGTGCTGCCGCTCTACTTCGAGCTCGACGGCAGCTTCCCCAACCACGAGGCCAACCCGATCGAGCCGGACAACCTGCGCGACCTGCAGGCGGCGGTGCGCGAGTCCGGCGCCGACATCGGCCTGGCCTTCGACGGCGACGCCGACCGCTGCTTCCTGGTCGACGAGCGCGGCGAGCTGGTCAGCCCCAGCACCCTCACGGCGCTGATCGCCAGCCGCGAGCTCGCCAAGGAGCCGGGCGCCACGATCATCCACAACCTCATCACCTCGCGCGGGGTGCCCGAGATCGTCGAGGAGCTCGGCGGCGTGCCGGTGCGCACCCGGGTCGGGCACTCCTACATCAAGGCGGAGATGGCCCGCACCGGCGCCATCTTCGGCGGCGAGCACTCCGGCCACTTCTACTTCCGCGACTTCTGGCGCGCCGACTCCGGGATGCTCGCCGGGCTGCACGCCCTCGCGGCGCTGGCCGAGGCCGACGGGCCGCTCTCGCAGGTGCTGGCCCCGTGGGCCCGCCACGTCGCGAGCGGCGAGATCAACTCCACGGTCGCCGACCAGGCGGCCGTCGTCGCCGAGATCGAGCAGACCTGGGGAGCGCTCCCGGGGACCTCGGTCGACCACCTCGACGGCCTCAGCGTCGTCCACGACGACTGGTGGTTCAATGTGCGCGCGTCCAACACCGAGCCGCTGCTGCGGCTCAACGCCGAGGGACGCGACCAGGCCACCATGGAGCGGCTGCGGGACGACGTCCTCGCCGTGATCAGGAGATGA
- the ahcY gene encoding adenosylhomocysteinase, translating into MDFKVADLTLADYGRTEIELAEHEMPGLMAMRERYGKDKPLAGAKIAGSLHMTIQTAVLIETLVDLGAEVRWASCNIFSTQDHAAAAVVVGRDGTPDAPAGVPVFAWKGESLEEYWWCTQQILDWSSQGADELPNMILDDGGDATLLLHLGVQAEKTGQAPDPATAGSNEQRIIFEVLGAQLAKSTDHWGPIANSVKGVTEETTTGVHRLYEMMRDGKLLFPAINVNDSVTKSKFDNKYGCRHSLIDGINRATDVLIGGKVAVVAGYGDVGKGCAESLRGQGARVIVTEIDPICALQAAMDGYQVDTLENALPHADIIITSTGNKDVVTLEHMRAMKHNAIVGNIGHFDNEIDMAGLEADGVAQRKNVKPQVDLWTFPDGKAIIILSEGRLMNLGNATGHPSFVMSNSFTNQVLAQIEIFTRTEDYPVGVYVLPKHLDEEVARLHLGALGVNLTTLTDDQAAYLGIPAEGPYKSEQYRY; encoded by the coding sequence ATGGACTTCAAGGTCGCCGACCTGACCCTGGCCGACTACGGCCGGACCGAGATCGAGCTCGCCGAGCACGAGATGCCCGGCCTGATGGCGATGCGCGAGCGCTACGGCAAGGACAAGCCCCTCGCCGGCGCCAAGATCGCGGGATCGCTGCACATGACGATCCAGACCGCCGTGCTCATCGAGACCCTCGTGGACCTCGGCGCGGAGGTCCGCTGGGCCTCCTGCAACATCTTCTCCACCCAGGACCACGCCGCGGCCGCGGTCGTCGTGGGCCGCGACGGCACCCCCGACGCCCCCGCCGGCGTCCCGGTCTTCGCCTGGAAGGGCGAGTCGCTGGAGGAATACTGGTGGTGCACCCAGCAGATCCTCGACTGGTCCTCGCAGGGCGCCGACGAGCTGCCCAACATGATCCTCGACGACGGTGGCGACGCCACCCTGCTGCTGCACCTCGGCGTCCAGGCCGAGAAGACCGGCCAGGCACCCGACCCCGCCACCGCCGGCAGCAACGAGCAGCGGATCATCTTCGAGGTCCTCGGCGCGCAGCTCGCGAAGAGCACCGACCACTGGGGCCCGATCGCCAACTCGGTCAAGGGCGTCACCGAGGAGACGACCACCGGGGTGCACCGTCTCTACGAGATGATGCGCGACGGCAAGCTGCTCTTCCCGGCGATCAACGTCAACGACTCGGTCACCAAGTCCAAGTTCGACAACAAGTACGGCTGCCGCCACTCGCTCATCGACGGCATCAACCGCGCCACCGACGTCCTCATCGGCGGCAAGGTCGCGGTCGTGGCCGGCTACGGCGACGTCGGCAAGGGCTGCGCCGAGTCGCTGCGCGGCCAGGGCGCGCGCGTGATCGTCACCGAGATCGACCCCATCTGCGCGCTCCAGGCGGCGATGGACGGCTACCAGGTCGACACCCTCGAGAACGCCCTGCCGCACGCCGACATCATCATCACCTCGACCGGCAACAAGGACGTCGTGACGCTCGAGCACATGCGGGCGATGAAGCACAACGCGATCGTCGGCAACATCGGTCACTTCGACAACGAGATCGACATGGCCGGCCTCGAGGCCGACGGCGTCGCGCAGCGCAAGAACGTCAAGCCGCAGGTCGACCTGTGGACGTTCCCCGACGGCAAGGCGATCATCATCCTGTCCGAGGGGCGCCTGATGAACCTCGGCAACGCGACCGGCCACCCGTCGTTCGTGATGTCGAACTCGTTCACCAACCAGGTCCTCGCGCAGATCGAGATCTTCACCAGGACCGAGGACTACCCGGTCGGCGTCTACGTGCTGCCCAAGCACCTCGACGAGGAGGTCGCGCGGCTCCACCTCGGTGCGCTGGGGGTCAACCTCACCACGCTCACCGACGACCAGGCCGCCTACCTGGGGATCCCCGCCGAGGGTCCCTACAAGTCCGAGCAGTACCGCTACTGA
- the cofD gene encoding 2-phospho-L-lactate transferase — protein sequence MSSSPDTPASGAERPRRSGLDFPDTFPTHVTVLSGGVGGARFLQGLLHLAARHGASPRISVVTNTADDWWLHGLKVCPDLDTVMYTLGDGIDVERGWGRRDETWNARDELAAYGVGPAWFGLGDRDLATHLVRTQMLDAGYPLSAVTTALCRRWEPGVELLPMTDDRVETHVVVDDPDTGEQRAVHFQEYWVRHHAEVPAHAVVPIGIEDATPAPGVLDAIAQADVVLVPPSNPVVSVGTILGVPGIREALASTPAPVVGVSGIIGKDHVRGMARQLLGVVGVEVSAAGVAEHYGARSRPAEPGRPGVLDGWLVDEVDAPALPRIEAAGIAARAVPLWMTDADATADLVGEALGLASQVATGTAAGRAGTDA from the coding sequence ATGTCCTCTTCGCCCGACACGCCCGCCTCTGGAGCGGAACGCCCGCGCCGATCCGGTCTCGATTTTCCCGACACCTTCCCCACCCACGTCACCGTGCTCTCCGGCGGGGTCGGCGGCGCCCGCTTCCTGCAGGGCCTGCTCCACCTCGCCGCGCGCCACGGCGCGAGCCCCCGCATCAGCGTCGTGACCAACACCGCCGACGACTGGTGGCTGCACGGCCTCAAGGTCTGCCCCGACCTCGACACCGTGATGTACACCCTCGGCGACGGCATCGACGTCGAGCGCGGCTGGGGCCGCCGCGACGAGACCTGGAACGCCCGCGACGAGCTGGCGGCGTACGGCGTGGGGCCGGCGTGGTTCGGCCTCGGCGACCGCGACCTGGCCACCCACCTCGTCCGCACCCAGATGCTCGACGCCGGCTACCCGCTCTCGGCCGTCACGACCGCGCTGTGCCGCCGCTGGGAGCCCGGCGTGGAGCTGCTGCCCATGACCGACGACCGCGTCGAGACCCACGTGGTGGTCGACGACCCCGACACCGGGGAGCAGCGGGCGGTGCACTTCCAGGAGTACTGGGTGCGCCACCACGCCGAGGTGCCCGCCCACGCGGTCGTGCCGATCGGCATCGAGGACGCCACCCCCGCCCCCGGCGTGCTCGACGCGATCGCGCAGGCCGACGTGGTGCTCGTGCCTCCGTCCAACCCGGTCGTCTCGGTCGGCACCATCCTCGGCGTGCCCGGCATCCGCGAGGCGCTGGCCTCGACGCCGGCCCCCGTCGTCGGGGTCTCGGGGATCATCGGCAAGGACCACGTGCGCGGCATGGCCCGCCAGCTCCTCGGCGTCGTCGGCGTCGAGGTGTCGGCGGCAGGGGTCGCGGAGCACTACGGCGCGCGGTCGCGACCCGCCGAGCCCGGTCGCCCCGGCGTGCTGGACGGGTGGCTGGTCGACGAGGTCGACGCCCCCGCCCTGCCCCGCATCGAGGCCGCCGGCATCGCCGCCCGCGCGGTGCCGCTGTGGATGACCGACGCCGACGCCACGGCCGACCTCGTCGGCGAGGCCCTGGGCCTCGCGAGCCAGGTCGCCACCGGGACCGCAGCCGGGCGCGCCGGCACCGACGCGTGA
- a CDS encoding Trm112 family protein yields MNLDPRLLDVVVCPACRSSLAADEAASELVCAGCGRAYPVRDDIPVLLVDEARTPS; encoded by the coding sequence ATGAACCTCGACCCCCGCCTGCTCGACGTGGTCGTCTGCCCGGCCTGCCGGTCCTCGCTGGCGGCCGACGAGGCCGCCTCGGAGCTCGTCTGTGCCGGCTGCGGCCGGGCCTACCCGGTCCGCGACGACATCCCGGTGCTGCTGGTCGACGAGGCCCGCACCCCCTCCTGA
- a CDS encoding cation diffusion facilitator family transporter, whose amino-acid sequence MSTEGGTKAVLAALLANTGIALTKFLAWALTQSSSMLAEAIHSVADSGNQLLLLLGGRKARKHADAEHPFGYGRERYVYGFIVAVVLFSVGGLFALYEAYHKWHEVQQDPGDLGQLDGRWWWVPLVVLGVAIVMEGFSLRTAVREANHARGEATLVQFVRRAKAPELPVILLEDFAAITGLSFALLGVGLTLVTRNPVFDVLGTALIGLLLVVVAVVLALETKSLLLGEAASPEAQRTIRRALEETDGIDGVIHMKTLHLGPDELLVAVKIAVTASDTAAEVADAIDRAEAAVRAAEPTARAIYLEPDLRRPALGSDTGVA is encoded by the coding sequence ATGTCGACCGAAGGCGGCACCAAGGCCGTCCTGGCGGCGCTGCTGGCCAACACCGGCATCGCCCTGACCAAGTTCCTGGCCTGGGCCCTGACCCAGTCCTCCTCGATGCTGGCGGAGGCGATCCACTCGGTCGCCGACTCCGGCAACCAGCTGCTCCTGCTGCTCGGCGGGCGCAAGGCCCGCAAGCACGCGGACGCCGAGCACCCCTTCGGCTACGGCCGCGAGCGCTACGTCTACGGCTTCATCGTCGCGGTCGTGCTGTTCAGCGTCGGCGGCCTGTTCGCGCTCTACGAGGCCTACCACAAGTGGCACGAGGTGCAGCAGGACCCGGGCGACCTGGGCCAGCTCGACGGCCGGTGGTGGTGGGTGCCGCTCGTGGTGCTCGGCGTGGCCATCGTGATGGAGGGCTTCAGCCTGCGCACCGCCGTGCGCGAGGCCAACCACGCCCGGGGGGAGGCGACCCTGGTCCAGTTCGTGCGACGGGCCAAGGCCCCGGAGCTGCCCGTCATCCTGCTCGAGGACTTCGCCGCCATCACGGGCCTGAGCTTCGCGCTGCTGGGGGTCGGCCTGACCCTGGTGACCCGCAACCCCGTCTTCGACGTCCTCGGGACCGCGCTCATCGGCCTGCTGCTCGTCGTGGTGGCCGTGGTGCTGGCGCTGGAGACCAAGAGCCTGCTGCTGGGGGAGGCGGCCAGCCCCGAGGCCCAGCGCACCATCCGACGGGCCCTGGAGGAGACCGACGGCATCGACGGCGTCATCCACATGAAGACGCTGCACCTGGGGCCCGACGAGCTGCTGGTGGCGGTGAAGATCGCGGTCACGGCCAGCGACACGGCGGCCGAGGTCGCCGACGCCATCGACCGGGCCGAGGCCGCGGTGCGCGCCGCGGAGCCGACGGCCCGTGCGATCTACCTCGAGCCGGACCTGCGGCGTCCGGCTTTGGGCTCCGACACCGGGGTTGCGTAG
- a CDS encoding metallopeptidase family protein — translation MTTRDRRGRGMRGPAYGPGAPRGPVPAALSRRERFDRVAVSVMADVESRWTEELSRVELAVEDAPVVPPSWVAPRVPLTSFVGGTAATPPRLVLYRRPLEHRVETLVELEALVLTVVVEQLADYLGVPPEDVHPDYEP, via the coding sequence GTGACGACACGGGACCGGCGCGGACGCGGGATGCGGGGACCGGCGTACGGCCCGGGCGCTCCTCGGGGACCGGTGCCGGCCGCCCTGAGCCGTCGCGAGCGCTTCGACCGGGTGGCGGTCTCGGTGATGGCCGACGTGGAGTCGCGCTGGACCGAGGAGCTGTCCCGCGTCGAGCTCGCCGTCGAGGACGCGCCGGTCGTGCCGCCGAGCTGGGTCGCACCGCGGGTGCCGCTCACGTCGTTCGTCGGCGGCACCGCCGCCACGCCGCCGCGGCTGGTGCTCTACCGCCGTCCGCTCGAGCACCGCGTCGAGACGCTGGTCGAGCTCGAGGCGCTGGTGCTCACCGTCGTGGTCGAGCAGCTCGCCGACTACCTCGGCGTGCCGCCCGAGGACGTCCACCCCGACTACGAGCCCTGA
- a CDS encoding DUF3499 domain-containing protein, with translation MGLLRRCSRTACGRPATTTLTYVYADQTAVVGPLATYAEPHAYDLCDAHSERLSAPRGWEVLRLQRDDRPGPSSDDLLALADAVREAAQPRPAAPVETAPSPQREGVRRGHLRSLRPEA, from the coding sequence GTGGGTCTCCTCCGTCGTTGTTCGCGCACCGCGTGCGGTCGTCCCGCCACCACCACGCTGACCTACGTGTACGCCGACCAGACCGCCGTCGTCGGCCCGCTGGCGACCTACGCCGAGCCGCACGCCTACGACCTGTGCGACGCCCACAGCGAGCGCCTCTCGGCGCCCAGGGGCTGGGAGGTGCTGCGGCTGCAGCGCGACGACCGGCCCGGTCCGAGCTCCGACGACCTGCTCGCCCTGGCCGACGCCGTGCGCGAGGCGGCCCAGCCCCGGCCGGCCGCGCCGGTCGAGACGGCCCCCTCGCCGCAGCGCGAGGGCGTGCGCCGCGGCCACCTGCGCTCGCTGCGTCCCGAGGCCTGA
- a CDS encoding DUF3105 domain-containing protein, translating to MAKKNVRDNERRARAEQLRKEQQRKERMRSFGILGVCLLVVVGLLGSAVFYYVRDQRQQAAAAGAPLAELGVSASAASCDPVEEKAATGNNEHLTIGKPIDYPDAPPASGPHWGNFLQGSEIRSFYTTEDRPEKERLVHSLEHGHTLVWYDDTVEPGTEAYQQLRAIGKKFDGPTDKLIVAPWTSEDGGDFPSGKHVALTHWTGPEDQKGVTQYCGQPSGAVLEKFMEDFPATDAPEPNAP from the coding sequence GTGGCCAAGAAGAACGTCCGTGACAACGAGCGCCGTGCCAGGGCCGAGCAGCTCCGCAAGGAGCAGCAGCGCAAGGAGCGGATGCGCAGCTTCGGCATCCTCGGCGTCTGCCTGCTGGTGGTCGTCGGCCTGCTCGGGTCCGCGGTCTTCTACTACGTCCGCGACCAGCGCCAGCAGGCCGCGGCCGCCGGCGCCCCGCTCGCCGAGCTCGGCGTCTCCGCCTCCGCGGCCTCCTGCGACCCCGTCGAGGAGAAGGCCGCCACCGGCAACAACGAGCACCTGACGATCGGCAAGCCGATCGACTACCCGGACGCGCCCCCCGCCTCGGGACCCCACTGGGGCAACTTCCTCCAGGGCTCGGAGATCCGGTCGTTCTACACGACCGAGGACCGCCCCGAGAAGGAGCGGCTGGTCCACAGCCTGGAGCACGGCCACACCCTGGTCTGGTACGACGACACCGTCGAGCCGGGCACCGAGGCCTACCAGCAGCTGCGCGCGATCGGGAAGAAGTTCGACGGCCCGACCGACAAGCTGATCGTGGCCCCGTGGACCTCCGAGGACGGCGGCGACTTCCCCAGCGGCAAGCACGTCGCGCTGACGCACTGGACCGGCCCCGAGGACCAGAAGGGCGTCACGCAGTACTGCGGCCAGCCCAGCGGAGCCGTCCTGGAGAAGTTCATGGAGGACTTCCCCGCCACGGACGCCCCGGAGCCGAACGCGCCGTAG
- a CDS encoding SIS domain-containing protein, whose translation MTFDDGLLDDDQALARVDARLRHLAEGGARVRREAAAAEEALAEALSSLSESQPRAVVAAGPDSRLLRAVLEPVCPVPFVAWPAPGLPGWTGSLDLVVVLAPVGDDPGTAAAVAEAVRRGAQVVVAAPTGSLVADHAAGRYSVHLPTQTTDQLAVAVSVLDLLDRVHLGPQTDPGVVADALDEVAVACSPHRDLATNPAKILAIGIAEADPVLWGGTVLAARAARRVAESVRRATGRTALAADAEQLLAVLEAAAPADVFADPFADPTHEPRPALVLLDDGSQDPAVAATRDTLVRAAQDHGVRVERITSEAPSDVARYAAMLSTGTYAATYLQVGLDG comes from the coding sequence GTGACCTTCGACGACGGACTGCTCGACGACGACCAGGCGCTGGCCCGGGTGGACGCCCGCCTGCGGCACCTGGCCGAGGGCGGTGCCCGCGTGCGCCGCGAGGCCGCCGCGGCCGAGGAGGCGCTCGCCGAGGCGCTCTCCTCGCTCTCGGAGAGCCAGCCCCGCGCCGTCGTGGCGGCCGGGCCCGACTCCCGGCTGCTGCGGGCCGTGCTGGAGCCGGTGTGCCCGGTGCCCTTCGTGGCCTGGCCCGCCCCCGGCCTCCCCGGCTGGACCGGCAGCCTCGACCTGGTGGTCGTGCTGGCGCCGGTCGGCGACGACCCCGGCACGGCGGCCGCGGTCGCCGAGGCGGTGCGTCGCGGGGCCCAGGTGGTGGTCGCCGCCCCGACCGGCTCGCTGGTGGCCGACCACGCGGCGGGCCGCTACTCGGTGCACCTGCCGACCCAGACCACCGACCAGCTCGCCGTCGCCGTCTCGGTGCTCGACCTGCTCGACCGGGTGCACCTGGGTCCCCAGACCGACCCGGGCGTGGTGGCCGACGCCCTCGACGAGGTCGCCGTGGCGTGCAGCCCGCACCGCGACCTGGCCACCAACCCGGCCAAGATCCTGGCCATCGGCATCGCCGAAGCCGACCCGGTGCTGTGGGGCGGCACCGTCCTGGCCGCGCGCGCCGCGCGTCGCGTCGCGGAGTCGGTGCGCCGGGCCACCGGCCGCACCGCCCTGGCCGCCGACGCGGAGCAGCTGCTCGCCGTCCTCGAGGCGGCGGCGCCCGCCGACGTCTTCGCCGACCCCTTCGCCGACCCGACCCACGAGCCCCGGCCGGCCCTCGTCCTGCTGGACGACGGGTCGCAGGACCCCGCCGTCGCGGCCACCCGCGACACCCTGGTCCGCGCCGCCCAGGACCACGGGGTCCGCGTCGAGCGGATCACCTCCGAGGCCCCCAGCGACGTCGCGCGGTACGCCGCGATGCTCTCGACCGGCACCTACGCCGCGACCTACCTCCAGGTGGGCCTCGACGGCTGA
- the cofE gene encoding coenzyme F420-0:L-glutamate ligase: protein MSQGLRAWPVEGIGEVGEGTPLPDLLAGVELDDGDVVVVTSKVVSKAEGRVRRQDRDEAITEETVRVVARRGPTRIVENRLGLVMAAAGVDASNVAADHVVLLPLDPDGSARRLREDLARERGTNVAVVVTDTAGRAWRTGQTDLALGLAGLLPLEDLSGRTDGYGNPLVVTAPAVADEVASLAELVTGKLGGRPVTVVRGLGARVLPAGEHGPGARPLLRPREQDMFALGAREAVVAAVRGREQACFGAPAAPEELVEALASCGIDARATDGPATDGLGTPVVRVDLPHGSGVRDQVVALERARLVAHAHAWGPFSDTGGGPGDGPGDSVWFSPTAP from the coding sequence GTGAGCCAGGGCCTGCGGGCCTGGCCGGTCGAGGGCATCGGCGAGGTCGGCGAGGGCACGCCGCTGCCCGACCTGCTGGCGGGCGTCGAGCTCGACGACGGCGACGTCGTCGTGGTGACCAGCAAGGTGGTGAGCAAGGCCGAGGGACGCGTGCGCCGGCAGGACCGCGACGAGGCGATCACCGAGGAGACCGTGCGGGTCGTCGCGAGGCGCGGCCCGACGCGGATCGTGGAGAACCGCCTCGGCCTGGTGATGGCCGCCGCCGGGGTCGACGCCTCGAACGTCGCGGCCGACCACGTGGTGCTGCTGCCGCTCGACCCCGACGGGTCGGCCCGCCGGCTGCGCGAGGACCTCGCGCGCGAGCGCGGCACCAACGTCGCCGTGGTGGTCACCGACACGGCCGGCCGCGCCTGGCGCACCGGCCAGACCGACCTCGCCCTCGGCCTCGCGGGCCTGCTGCCGCTGGAGGACCTCTCGGGGCGCACCGACGGCTACGGCAACCCGCTGGTCGTCACGGCCCCCGCGGTCGCCGACGAGGTCGCCTCCCTCGCCGAGCTGGTCACCGGCAAGCTCGGCGGCCGCCCCGTCACCGTGGTGCGGGGCCTGGGCGCCCGCGTGCTGCCGGCCGGCGAGCACGGCCCCGGCGCCCGGCCGCTGCTGCGACCCCGCGAGCAGGACATGTTCGCCCTCGGCGCCCGGGAGGCCGTCGTGGCCGCCGTGCGCGGGCGCGAGCAGGCGTGCTTCGGCGCCCCGGCCGCCCCCGAGGAGCTGGTCGAGGCGCTCGCCTCCTGCGGCATCGACGCCCGCGCCACCGACGGCCCTGCCACCGACGGCCTCGGCACCCCGGTCGTGCGGGTGGACCTGCCGCACGGCTCCGGGGTGCGCGACCAGGTGGTCGCCCTGGAGCGCGCCCGGCTGGTGGCGCACGCCCACGCGTGGGGTCCCTTCAGCGACACCGGGGGCGGACCCGGGGACGGACCCGGGGACTCCGTCTGGTTCTCACCGACCGCTCCGTAG